One window of Athalia rosae chromosome 2, iyAthRosa1.1, whole genome shotgun sequence genomic DNA carries:
- the LOC105684765 gene encoding autophagy protein 5: MANDREVLREIWEGKVPVCFQLDSEEVCELQAPAPYYLMVPRLSYFPLCVDKVRKHFTRHIQKEKQENEMWLEYNGAPLKWHLPVGVLLDLHSENIQLPWNITVHFDRFPENLIMHCQNKEVVESYFLACIKESDVLKHRGQVVSSMQKKDHNQLWLGLLNDKFDQFWAVNRRLMESNNDDGFKYIPFRCYLNEDKYIQKLVKPVNEEGQRKKLGHLLSEVFPDQEKVVVRTHGIIPLPETPLQWLSEHLSYPDNFLHLCLINWSPEVPSK, translated from the exons ATGGCGAACGATAGAGAAGTATTACGAGAAATTTGGGAAGGCAAAGTGCCAGTTTGTTTTCAACTTGATTCCGAAGAAGTTTGTGAATTACAAGCACCAGCTCCTTATTATTTAATGGTTCCTAGGTTAAGTTACTTTCCTCTATGTGTAGAcaag gtacgcaaGCATTTCACACGTCACatacaaaaggaaaaacaggAAAATGAGATGTGGTTGGAATATAATGGAGCACCATTGAAATGGCATTTACCTGTTGGTGTTCTTCTGGATTTGCATTCCGAAAATATTCAACTACCTTGGAATATAACTGTTCATTTCGATAGATTTCCAGAAAATTTGATTATGCACTGTCAAAATAA GGAAGTCGTGGAGTCGTATTTTCTAGCCTGTATAAAGGAATCTGATGTATTGAAACACCGAGGGCAAGTTGTTTCTAGTATGCAAAAAAAAGACCATAATCAATTATGGCTGGGTTTACTCAATGACAAATTTGATCAGTTCTGGGCAGTAAATAGACGACTTATGGAATCTAATAATGACGACGgtttcaaatatattccatTTAGATGCTACCTGAATGAAGATAAGTACATTCAAAAATTGGTTAAACCTGTTAATGAAGAgggtcaaagaaaaaaactgggaCATTTATTATCTGAAGTTTTCCCTGATCAAGAAAAAG TGGTTGTCCGAACACACGGAATTATTCCGCTCCCAGAAACCCCTCTACAGTGGTTGTCTGAGCACCTAAGTTACccagataattttttacatctaTGTTTGATAAATTGGTCACCAGAAGTACCATCTAAGTAA
- the LOC105684751 gene encoding uncharacterized protein LOC105684751, which produces MAHGVADVLTAADEDNSVKMVTKQQQTSVRKTVGVMGSRRIFAPAFKLKVLDSYRNDIDCRGNQRATARKYGIHRRQIQKWLQCEDNLRSSCLDASTSPPVATPGRGHGHSSGNSSIGNSSVSGALALEGPREAATAPVPALNLSRARLHGDEELSLPLAQQGPPLRQQCPASPRYASPRPAPLQNSGNSATLSPGHQPNCSPNDQQHHHQQHQHFLGTAQRDFHLGVGIAGGISETPPGHLDASSNIHQYGAQTENRKGYYHLSNGSYEVDSVSYDESTADSKIMFVEGLTSYDRNPIQRYPQNTIRNDNFPEMSGAPQDIESQISAAAVAIKNEPVSLDAVATVVATAAPGPSDPREQATGHPSYRSSLSPSLAPSRCGLSPHQATVVAVHSERSRTSPPPMIRTQASDNDDGGGSLSVGAKAGENSGNAHKDENDATASLRQAAAAAAAAAATSTVARPHAYPEPHQQPHSHQHSHTTNPHSHAQSQHQHLTLTTHGYPSGDGEYTDRSQPPASACSAPSQCRSSGACSPPRERVLYSEPLSPGQSLPCSPESSRGLLSSGHSTTSSDSETDALDYSTTTLAPTSNDLARRRSFSLRFKLDVLDAFHRDAGVSGNQRATARKFGINRRQVQKWLSQETELRGEIALRGGISRQRLGPLSSTDSPIDLRTNPMHPEQFQTPQRSPRERDASTDSYCCYSPDTVSPQKQGYSVSGETSELLLSSSSGGRCNLSCCVDNVSCYSQESLRVSELTVCGSSYSRIQSCPTSESRSVFACFSNNDSRELNSIGKRECPTSCYDSEHMERTTTPPESSSPLKRSCALSCCSIGYATSPKRLRSHTTAEDENPAPQDAPLCLVKPKGIPEFPSQVEPVTSTVPTPPAPPTVPPVPTSVAPAKRDAILFKPYLDNPIAKPTDDRVLSNSPPHHNNNNNNNNNNNNCHSVCNLNSSINNVLTGNRSGDSYALELSLRVPISWGTPARGIYSDISQVGSAFVRYPSAPHYT; this is translated from the coding sequence ATGGCGCATGGTGTCGCCGACGTTTTAACAGCCGCCGATGAAGATAACTCCGTTAAAATGGTGACGAAACAGCAGCAGACAAGCGTTCGAAAGACCGTAGGTGTGATGGGAAGCAGACGGATTTTCGCACCAGCTTTCAAACTGAAAGTCTTGGACTCTTACAGAAACGACATCGACTGTCGTGGCAACCAAAGAGCAACGGCAAGGAAATACGGTATCCATCGCAGACAGATACAAAAGTGGTTACAGTGCGAAGATAACCTACGATCCAGCTGTCTTGACGCGTCCACATCTCCTCCTGTAGCGACACCGGGACGTGGTCACGGTCATTCATCGGGCAACAGTTCAATCGGGAATTCCTCAGTTTCCGGGGCCCTCGCACTCGAGGGCCCGCGCGAGGCTGCCACAGCTCCAGTGCCGGCCTTGAACCTAAGTCGCGCCAGACTGCATGGCGACGAAGAGTTGTCTCTTCCACTGGCGCAACAAGGGCCCCCCCTTAGGCAGCAGTGTCCCGCCTCACCCCGATACGCAAGTCCGCGTCCTGCACCTCTGCAAAATTCGGGGAATTCGGCGACATTGTCTCCCGGACATCAGCCCAATTGTTCGCCCAACGATCAACAGCATCATCATCAACAGCATCAGCACTTCCTGGGTACCGCGCAACGTGACTTTCATCTTGGTGTAGGAATCGCTGGTGGCATCTCCGAGACACCCCCGGGTCACCTGGACGCCTCCTCCAACATACATCAGTACGGGGCTCAAACCGAGAATCGAAAGGGGTACTACCACCTATCCAATGGCAGCTACGAAGTTGACTCGGTTTCGTACGACGAGAGTACCGCGGATTCCAAGATCATGTTCGTCGAGGGATTGACGTCGTACGATCGTaatccgatccaacgatatccCCAAAATACGATTCGCAATGATAATTTCCCGGAAATGTCCGGTGCACCGCAAGATATTGAGAGTCAAATATCTGCTGCAGCAGTAGCGATTAAGAACGAGCCAGTCAGCCTAGACGCAGTGGCGACAGTAGTAGCTACCGCGGCACCAGGGCCGTCCGATCCACGGGAGCAAGCGACGGGGCACCCGAGTTATCGCTCTTCTCTCTCCCCGTCGCTGGCACCATCCCGATGTGGCTTGTCACCGCATCAGGCCACCGTCGTAGCCGTTCACTCCGAACGATCACGCACGAGTCCTCCTCCTATGATACGAACACAAGCGAGCGACAACGATGACGGCGGAGGTTCGCTTAGCGTCGGTGCTAAGGCCGGCGAAAATTCCGGGAACGCACACAAGGATGAGAACGACGCTACGGCGTCGCTACGccaagcagcagcagcagcagcagcagcagcagcaacatcgACGGTCGCGCGTCCGCACGCCTATCCAGAACCACATCAGCAACCGCATTCACATCAACATTCTCACACAACAAACCCACATTCACACGCGCAAAGTCAGCATCAGCATCTAACCCTAACAACGCATGGATATCCTTCGGGGGACGGCGAATATACCGATCGCAGTCAGCCACCTGCTTCGGCCTGTTCAGCACCGTCACAATGCCGTTCCTCCGGAGCGTGCAGTCCCCCTCGGGAAAGGGTGCTCTATTCGGAACCCCTCAGTCCGGGACAGAGTTTACCCTGTAGCCCGGAGAGTTCTCGGGGCCTCCTAAGTTCGGGGCACTCGACTACGAGTTCCGACAGCGAAACGGACGCCCTAGACTACTCGACGACAACGTTGGCCCCCACCTCCAACGACCTTGCGAGACGACGTTCCTTTTCGCTTCGGTTCAAACTCGACGTTCTCGATGCTTTTCACCGTGACGCTGGCGTCAGCGGTAACCAAAGGGCCACGGCCCGAAAGTTCGGCATAAACCGACGCCAGGTACAAAAATGGCTTTCTCAGGAAACCGAACTCAGAGGCGAGATAGCTCTGCGCGGCGGTATTTCCAGGCAGAGACTCGGCCCTTTATCTTCTACCGACTCTCCGATTGATCTACGGACCAATCCAATGCACCCCGAACAATTTCAAACGCCACAGAGATCCCCGCGGGAACGGGATGCTTCTACGGATTCGTATTGCTGTTACAGTCCAGACACTGTCTCCCCCCAGAAACAAGGGTACTCAGTTTCCGGTGAAACATCCGAATTGTTACTGAGCTCTTCGTCGGGTGGACGATGCAATTTGTCCTGCTGCGTCGACAACGTATCCTGTTATTCTCAAGAGTCATTACGAGTCTCGGAATTAACAGTCTGCGGTAGCAGCTACTCCCGAATCCAGAGTTGTCCCACATCCGAATCTCGCTCTGTCTTCGCGTGCTTCTCAAACAACGATTCGAGGGAATTGAATTCCATCGGTAAGAGGGAATGTCCGACGTCTTGCTACGATTCGGAACATATGGAGCGAACCACCACGCCACCCGAATCCTCGTCACCTTTGAAAAGATCGTGTGCCTTATCCTGCTGCAGCATCGGCTACGCTACTTCGCCGAAGAGATTACGTTCGCATACCACAGCGGAGGATGAAAATCCGGCACCTCAAGACGCGCCCCTCTGCCTGGTCAAACCTAAAGGTATACCAGAATTCCCTTCCCAAGTTGAACCTGTTACCAGCACCGTACCAACCCCACCGGCACCCCCGACCGTTCCACCGGTTCCAACATCTGTTGCTCCGGCAAAACGAGATGCCATCCTTTTCAAACCATACTTGGATAACCCCATAGCGAAACCCACCGACGATCGAGTTCTATCCAACAGTCCTCCTCAtcataacaacaacaacaacaacaacaacaacaacaacaattgcCATAGCGTTTGCAATTTGAACAGTAGTATCAACAACGTACTCACCGGAAACAGGAGCGGCGATAGTTACGCTCTGGAGTTAAGCTTGAGAGTTCCGATCTCCTGGGGAACACCGGCGCGAGGTATTTATTCCGATATATCGCAGGTAGGGAGTGCTTTCGTCAGATATCCATCAGCTCCCCATTACACGTAA
- the LOC110116933 gene encoding uncharacterized protein LOC110116933, whose product MTARYECPDHEIGVRDVRKRYQDTALVIFREQLNRPERQGNYVSFGPSRKTMEYSNNGNDVVVVKKIVKPPPTRARQTSLKPSEKCSII is encoded by the exons ATGACGGCGAGATATGAATGTCCAGATCACGAAATAGGAGTACGAGACGTACGGAAACGTTACCAAGATACAGCATTAGTAATTTTCCGA GAACAACTGAATCGACCTGAACGGCAAGGCAACTACGTAAGCTTTGGCCCGAGCCGAAAGACAATGGAATACAGCAACAATGGTAATGACGTTGTcgtagtgaaaaaaattgtaaaaccacCGCCGACAAGGGCTAGACAGACGTCTTTGAAACCGAGCGAAAAATGCTCCATAATTTAA